A section of the Bacillus sp. HSf4 genome encodes:
- a CDS encoding ABC transporter substrate-binding protein: MKKRCLMMICLAFLFVFASGCSGDGTDGQNAKEVKVWDYFTGKQQELYHELVDQYNQSQDRFQVVTEYIPFNEVKKQLSVGTAGNALPDAVFLDNVDNASFAAMGVLEDLTDRIEKWGQIDQFYEGPLSSARYQEKYYGIPFASNALALFYNNDLLQEAGVTGPPKTWDELKEAAKKASKGQTKGFAMSAVKSEEGAFQFYPFLLSAGADFDSLQSKEAEHSLQFLTDLVKEGAMSKEVLNATQDDLARQFAAGQLAMMINGSWNIERLKGAEQLDYGITFIPKDQRYASALGGENLAVVKGKNTEGAWDFITWLLDPGRLETLTAETGVFPPRKDLLESSDHWKTDQNLKSFIPIMDIASARGPSKDWPHISESLQMALQQALSESKTPKEALDEAARKVETLK; this comes from the coding sequence TTGAAAAAACGATGTCTGATGATGATCTGCCTCGCCTTTTTGTTCGTGTTTGCCTCCGGATGCAGCGGTGACGGTACAGATGGGCAGAATGCAAAAGAAGTCAAAGTATGGGATTATTTCACAGGCAAACAGCAGGAGCTTTACCATGAACTGGTCGATCAGTACAACCAATCACAGGACCGGTTTCAAGTGGTCACAGAATACATCCCTTTTAACGAAGTTAAAAAGCAGCTTTCCGTGGGGACAGCCGGAAATGCGCTGCCTGATGCGGTGTTTCTCGACAATGTCGACAATGCTTCATTTGCCGCAATGGGTGTTCTTGAGGATTTGACGGACAGAATTGAAAAATGGGGGCAGATCGATCAGTTTTATGAAGGACCTTTATCATCGGCCCGTTATCAAGAAAAGTATTACGGCATTCCGTTTGCAAGCAACGCACTGGCGTTGTTTTACAACAACGATCTGCTCCAGGAGGCCGGAGTGACGGGGCCGCCGAAAACGTGGGACGAATTGAAGGAAGCGGCCAAAAAAGCGAGCAAAGGCCAGACGAAGGGCTTTGCGATGTCGGCGGTCAAATCGGAGGAAGGCGCTTTTCAATTTTACCCGTTCCTCCTGTCTGCGGGTGCAGATTTTGACAGCCTCCAATCAAAGGAAGCCGAACATTCCCTGCAATTTTTAACCGATTTAGTCAAGGAAGGCGCGATGAGCAAAGAAGTGTTAAACGCCACACAGGATGATCTGGCCAGACAGTTTGCGGCGGGACAGCTCGCCATGATGATCAACGGCTCCTGGAATATTGAACGGTTAAAAGGAGCCGAACAACTGGATTACGGCATCACTTTTATCCCGAAAGATCAAAGATATGCATCTGCTCTCGGCGGAGAAAATCTCGCCGTTGTCAAAGGGAAAAATACCGAAGGTGCATGGGATTTTATCACCTGGCTCCTCGATCCCGGCCGGCTTGAAACGCTGACGGCGGAAACCGGCGTTTTTCCGCCGCGGAAAGATCTGCTCGAATCGTCGGATCATTGGAAAACGGATCAGAATCTAAAGTCGTTTATCCCGATCATGGATATCGCATCGGCGCGGGGGCCTTCCAAAGACTGGCCGCACATTTCCGAATCGCTGCAAATGGCTCTTCAGCAGGCTCTGAGTGAAAGCAAAACACCGAAGGAAGCGCTGGATGAGGCCGCACGGAAGGTCGAAACACTAAAATAA
- a CDS encoding carbohydrate ABC transporter permease, with protein MPRRKEWLLNIIGIFITAVFLFPVYWMIVTALKSEAELFKMPPSLWPETFQLSNFQAVFKEGVTGHFMNSVLISGVAAAIVLLLAVPSAYGLARFPIRGRKWFILLFLVTQMLPATVILTPLFIAFNKLHILNTYIGPILAAATLGIPFSVLMLRTFFLGIPKELEDAAKIDGCSRFTAFVRIILPVAMPGIAVSGAISFFFAWGDLIYSMTFNRNQELWPLTAGIYNVISQYGIQWNHLMAFAVISVVPVIIMFVMLQKHLVKGLVSGSIK; from the coding sequence ATGCCGCGACGAAAAGAATGGCTCCTCAACATCATCGGGATTTTCATCACGGCTGTGTTTCTCTTTCCCGTTTACTGGATGATCGTCACGGCCTTGAAAAGCGAAGCCGAATTGTTTAAGATGCCGCCTTCCTTGTGGCCTGAGACATTCCAGCTTTCCAATTTTCAAGCTGTTTTTAAAGAGGGTGTCACCGGACATTTCATGAACAGCGTGCTGATTTCGGGAGTTGCGGCCGCGATTGTTCTGCTTTTGGCCGTCCCTTCCGCCTACGGTTTGGCCCGCTTTCCAATCCGCGGCAGGAAATGGTTCATCCTGTTGTTTCTGGTGACGCAGATGCTGCCGGCGACCGTTATTTTGACGCCGCTGTTTATCGCGTTTAACAAGCTGCACATCCTCAACACGTACATCGGACCGATTTTGGCCGCCGCAACACTTGGCATCCCTTTCTCGGTTTTGATGCTCAGAACCTTTTTTCTCGGGATACCGAAGGAGCTTGAAGATGCCGCCAAAATTGACGGGTGCAGCCGTTTTACAGCGTTTGTCCGCATCATTTTGCCTGTTGCCATGCCGGGAATTGCCGTCAGCGGAGCGATTTCCTTCTTTTTCGCATGGGGCGATTTAATTTACAGCATGACATTCAACAGAAACCAGGAATTGTGGCCGCTTACGGCGGGCATCTACAATGTGATCAGCCAATACGGCATTCAGTGGAATCATCTGATGGCATTTGCCGTCATTTCGGTTGTTCCGGTCATCATCATGTTTGTCATGCTGCAAAAACATCTTGTCAAAGGGCTTGTCAGCGGTTCAATCAAGTAA
- a CDS encoding sugar ABC transporter permease codes for MIKAFVRKWEGYFFIFPAVLFMLALIGYPLIYNILLGFQNLSLANFASQDAGFVGFENYKRLAQENVFWVSLKNTLLYTVGSVVFQFAAGFLLALFFSMKFRLAPFLRGLMMVSWLIPLTVTALLFKFMMASGEGVFNQLLLSWGIIDHPVPWLSNPNVAIWSVIIANIWVGIPFNMLLISAGLGSLPEDVYESASLDGAGRFQKFIHITLPLLRPVITVVMMLGFIYTFKVFDLVFVMTGGGPVQSTEVLSTVSYRYSFNEFQFSMGAASANVLFLILLLVSLVYLRLIKKDEVM; via the coding sequence ATGATCAAAGCGTTCGTCCGAAAATGGGAAGGGTATTTCTTTATTTTTCCGGCTGTCCTGTTTATGTTGGCCCTGATCGGCTATCCCTTGATCTACAATATTCTGCTCGGTTTTCAGAACCTGTCGCTTGCCAACTTCGCCTCCCAGGACGCCGGCTTTGTCGGGTTTGAAAATTACAAGCGGCTCGCTCAAGAAAACGTATTCTGGGTTTCTTTGAAAAACACGCTGCTTTACACCGTCGGAAGCGTTGTTTTTCAATTTGCGGCCGGTTTTTTGCTGGCCTTGTTTTTCAGCATGAAGTTCCGCCTCGCCCCGTTTCTCCGCGGGCTGATGATGGTAAGCTGGCTGATTCCGCTGACGGTTACGGCGCTTTTATTTAAATTTATGATGGCTTCGGGTGAAGGGGTTTTCAACCAGCTCCTGCTTTCATGGGGCATCATTGACCACCCCGTCCCATGGCTGTCAAACCCGAATGTTGCGATTTGGTCTGTCATCATCGCCAACATCTGGGTCGGCATCCCTTTCAATATGCTGCTCATATCCGCCGGCCTCGGTTCGCTTCCGGAAGATGTCTATGAAAGCGCCAGCCTTGACGGCGCAGGCCGTTTCCAGAAATTCATCCATATCACCCTGCCCTTATTGCGCCCGGTGATTACCGTCGTCATGATGCTCGGCTTTATTTACACCTTCAAAGTGTTCGACCTTGTCTTTGTGATGACGGGCGGCGGTCCGGTACAGTCGACCGAAGTCCTTTCAACCGTGAGCTACCGCTATTCTTTTAACGAGTTTCAGTTCAGTATGGGAGCTGCCAGCGCCAATGTCTTGTTTTTGATTCTCCTTTTGGTCAGTCTCGTCTATCTGCGGCTGATTAAAAAAGATGAGGTGATGTAG